In a single window of the bacterium genome:
- a CDS encoding HPr family phosphocarrier protein produces the protein MSISKTHPIDRLYVERFLDEHPDKQTVGVVLNDPAGMHVRVATYLIKIAQKYEDTTLQIKTQDADPIRITHKSILTLMTLGLTCGSQFEFIVNGPHAHDVQKEMFDLKIDGLPLFLKLTPDPNHNDEEGGLSGNGSSSPTTNHGGSPIMPPTSVSGASMSPFMSSGLLTRSFGPSLAAPSPRPIL, from the coding sequence ATGTCCATTTCAAAAACACATCCAATCGATCGCCTCTATGTCGAGAGGTTTTTGGACGAGCATCCCGACAAACAAACTGTCGGCGTCGTTCTCAACGATCCCGCGGGCATGCACGTTCGAGTCGCCACCTATCTCATTAAGATTGCTCAGAAATACGAAGACACGACGCTCCAGATAAAAACTCAAGATGCCGATCCAATCCGCATTACACACAAATCCATACTCACGTTGATGACTCTGGGGCTGACCTGCGGTTCTCAATTTGAGTTCATTGTAAATGGTCCGCATGCGCATGATGTGCAAAAAGAAATGTTTGATTTGAAAATTGACGGGCTCCCGCTATTCCTCAAATTGACCCCAGATCCGAATCACAACGATGAAGAAGGTGGATTGAGCGGCAACGGCTCCTCTTCGCCGACGACCAACCACGGCGGAAGCCCAATCATGCCCCCAACCTCAGTTTCCGGGGCCTCGATGTCGCCTTTCATGTCCAGCGGGCTGCTCACTCGCAGCTTTGGTCCGAGTTTAGCGGCGCCCAGCCCCAGGCCGATCTTATAG
- the secG gene encoding preprotein translocase subunit SecG: protein MESIVLTFHYIICFVLILMILLQAGKGADIGAVFGGASQTMFGSQGPATFLNKLTIGVALGFIVTSIWLAQISKTQSTGSVLDKAPITEQAPAAPAEPPLEPAAPIPAK from the coding sequence ATGGAATCCATAGTTTTGACGTTTCACTACATAATCTGCTTCGTGCTCATACTCATGATCCTCTTGCAGGCGGGAAAGGGCGCGGACATAGGGGCGGTCTTCGGCGGCGCATCCCAGACGATGTTCGGCAGCCAGGGCCCGGCCACGTTCCTCAACAAGCTCACGATAGGCGTGGCACTGGGTTTCATCGTAACCTCCATATGGCTCGCACAGATATCCAAGACCCAGAGCACCGGCTCGGTCCTGGACAAGGCCCCGATAACGGAGCAGGCGCCGGCAGCGCCGGCCGAGCCCCCGCTCGAGCCCGCTGCACCGATTCCGGCGAAGTAG
- the tpiA gene encoding triose-phosphate isomerase gives MRRPLIAANWKLNNTVPEALKFVTAFTSELKSTGNVDVVIAPPFTALYAVNEAMDGTELKLAAQNLYWEETGAFTGEISGPMLRDAGCSYVIVGHSERRQLFGDTDDTVNRRLVAAIKSGLKPIMCVGETLEERESNRTWDVVGRQLRDGLKGIDLATLADFVIAYEPVWAIGTGRNATPDQAQEVHGLMRSYLKDKHGTTVADRTRLLYGGSVKPSNSRDLMQKPDIDGALVGGASLNPQHFAAIVRSAHSA, from the coding sequence ATGAGACGTCCGCTGATCGCAGCAAACTGGAAGCTCAACAACACGGTGCCCGAGGCGCTCAAGTTCGTGACCGCATTTACCTCTGAACTCAAGTCGACGGGCAACGTCGACGTGGTGATAGCGCCTCCGTTCACCGCCCTTTATGCGGTCAACGAGGCGATGGACGGCACCGAGCTCAAGCTCGCGGCGCAAAACCTCTATTGGGAAGAGACCGGCGCGTTCACTGGCGAGATCTCAGGCCCCATGCTCCGCGATGCCGGCTGCTCATACGTCATCGTGGGCCACTCCGAACGCCGTCAGCTCTTCGGCGACACGGACGATACGGTGAACAGGAGGCTCGTGGCCGCGATAAAGAGCGGGCTCAAACCCATCATGTGCGTGGGGGAGACGCTCGAGGAGCGCGAGTCGAACCGCACCTGGGACGTGGTGGGCCGCCAGCTTCGCGACGGCCTCAAGGGGATAGACCTGGCGACCCTTGCCGATTTCGTCATCGCATACGAGCCGGTATGGGCGATCGGAACCGGCAGGAACGCGACCCCCGACCAGGCCCAGGAAGTGCACGGCCTCATGCGCTCATATCTCAAGGACAAACACGGGACAACGGTTGCCGACCGCACGCGCCTGCTCTACGGCGGGAGCGTGAAGCCGTCGAACAGCCGTGACCTGATGCAAAAGCCGGATATCGACGGAGCTCTGGTGGGCGGTGCGTCCCTCAACCCGCAACACTTCGCAGCGATCGTTCGCAGCGCACACAGCGCCTGA
- a CDS encoding phosphoglycerate kinase: MTIKYIDELPIAEKRVFIRVDFNVSLDDSGQIRDDTRIKAALPTIRYALGENAKVILASHLGRPKGKPNPKYTLKPVATRLAELLGDVDVLMPEDCVGDAVKKLNSEMEPGQLMLLENLRFHPEEEANDEGFSKQLAALCDVYVNDAFGTAHRAHASTAGMVRFVEAKGAGFLMRSEVEALSKLLDNPAKPFVAILGGAKVSDKLGVIENLMNICSSILIGGGMAYTFLKAQGVEIGKSLVEDEKIHTARRILERAQTRGIPIMLPRDHVVATSCEAGVATKITQNDSIPEGMMGLDIGPRTSAEYSDVIMKARTIFWNGPMGVFEIPAFAAGTNKVAMAVAESGAHSVVGGGDSISAINQAGVASRISHVSTGGGASLEFVEGKKLPGLVALEV, translated from the coding sequence ATGACGATCAAATACATCGACGAGCTGCCGATAGCTGAAAAACGCGTGTTCATCCGCGTGGACTTCAACGTTTCGCTCGACGATTCCGGCCAGATCAGGGATGACACCCGCATCAAAGCGGCGCTCCCGACAATACGCTACGCGCTCGGCGAGAACGCGAAGGTAATCCTGGCCTCGCACCTGGGCAGACCGAAGGGCAAACCCAACCCCAAGTACACGCTCAAACCCGTGGCGACAAGGCTCGCCGAGCTCCTGGGAGACGTGGACGTACTGATGCCCGAGGATTGCGTGGGCGACGCCGTGAAGAAACTCAACTCGGAGATGGAGCCGGGCCAGCTGATGCTGCTCGAGAACCTCCGTTTCCATCCCGAGGAAGAGGCGAACGACGAGGGATTCTCGAAGCAGCTCGCCGCACTCTGCGACGTGTACGTCAACGACGCGTTCGGCACGGCCCATAGGGCCCACGCCTCCACGGCGGGGATGGTCCGATTCGTTGAGGCAAAGGGCGCAGGCTTCCTCATGCGCTCGGAAGTCGAGGCGCTCTCCAAGCTCCTGGACAACCCGGCCAAACCCTTCGTCGCGATACTGGGCGGGGCCAAGGTCTCGGACAAGCTCGGCGTGATCGAAAACCTCATGAATATCTGCAGCTCCATCCTCATCGGCGGAGGCATGGCCTATACGTTCCTCAAGGCCCAGGGCGTGGAGATCGGCAAATCCCTGGTCGAGGACGAGAAGATCCACACCGCCCGCAGGATACTAGAGCGCGCGCAGACCAGGGGCATCCCCATAATGCTGCCCCGCGATCACGTCGTGGCAACGTCCTGCGAGGCAGGGGTTGCGACGAAGATCACTCAGAACGACTCGATCCCGGAAGGGATGATGGGCTTGGACATAGGCCCCAGGACCTCGGCAGAATATTCGGACGTGATCATGAAGGCGCGCACGATATTCTGGAACGGGCCGATGGGCGTGTTCGAGATACCCGCATTCGCCGCCGGCACCAACAAGGTCGCGATGGCGGTTGCCGAGAGCGGCGCGCACTCCGTGGTAGGCGGCGGAGACTCGATCTCGGCCATCAATCAGGCCGGCGTAGCCTCGCGCATCAGCCATGTCTCCACCGGCGGCGGCGCATCGCTGGAATTCGTCGAAGGAAAGAAACTCCCCGGGCTTGTCGCCCTTGAGGTTTGA